The following proteins come from a genomic window of Malus domestica chromosome 02, GDT2T_hap1:
- the LOC114820466 gene encoding uncharacterized protein: MDLDLALREDQPATITTESTADQRIKSEKWERANRMSIMIMKKAMAQSVKGGIPKHTNAKAFLAAIGEKYIESGKAETGTFLTQLTSMKFDGVGSVREHILKMADLALKLKDLEVVVTDQFLVHMALNSLPAKYGQLKVSYNTSKDKWGIDELISMCAQEEDRLKTDKNAEVHFVQTEKGNRVPSTGPMNTANQKKKKVNSYPSIKNTNTFKGSHKLKPINTENDKDKECYFCKETGHMRKNCIGFKNWLVRKGVLKNKGNKQ, from the exons ATGGATCTGGATCTGGCCTTGAGAGAAGATCAGCCTGCAACAATCACTACTGAAAGCACTGCAGATCAAAGGATTAAGTCTGAAAAATGGGAGAGAGCCAATAGAATGTCAATAATGATCATGAAAAAGGCCATGGCTCAGTCGGTGAAAGGAGGAATTCCAAAGCACACCAATGCCAAGGCTTTTCTTGCTGCCATTGGGGAAAAATACATAGAATCTGGGAAGGCTGAGACTGGAACTTTTCTCACTCAACTCACTTCCATGAAGTTCGATGGAGTTGGGAGTGTGCGTGAGCACATTCTCAAAATGGCAGACCTTGCTCTAAAGCTCAAAGATCTTGAAGTGGTTGTGACTGATCAGTTTCTGGTGCATATGGCACTGAATTCGCTCCCTGCGAAATATGGTCAACTCAAGGTGTCTTATAACACTTCGAAAGACAAGTGGGGTATTGATGAATTAATTTCAATGTGTGCTCAAGAAGAAGACAGGCTGAAAACTGATAAGAATGCAGAAGTGCATTTTGTTCAAACTGAAAAAGGCAATAGAGTTCCAAGTACTGGTCCTATGAATACTGCCaaccagaagaaaaagaaggttaATTCTTACCCTTCAATTAAGAATACTAACACTTTTAAAGGATCTCACAAACTTAAACCTATAAACACTGAAAATGATAAAGATAAGGAGTGTTATTTCTGCAAAGAAACAGGCCACATGAGGAAGAATTGCATTGGTTTCAAAAACTGGCTGGTTAGGAAAG GGGTTCTCAAAAACAAGGGAAATAAACAATGA